In one window of Brevinematales bacterium DNA:
- a CDS encoding 4-hydroxythreonine-4-phosphate dehydrogenase PdxA — protein sequence MIGITIGDPLGVGPEVLIKSLLHLSEEEKSNIILIGSINLFRSWAEFYGINLKLVNYAKKSEEGIKVFDVGVDINTIDELSLDISTKISLLSIDASIYLLKNKKIKGVVNSPVSKERISSILPNFKGHTGYYASKFTIKNYNMAFYSNDLRIVLLTEHIPLKDVPKYVSEGKLKTTIQNAYKWILELENRENIKIGICGLNPHAGEGGKIGKEEKIIKNVIELFDFEIIGPLPPDTAFVEYKREKLDCLICMYHDQGLIGFKILHFEDGINVTLGLPFVRSSPDHGTAFNIARKGIANHISMLNAIRYALGVESKSKRQC from the coding sequence ATGATAGGAATAACCATAGGAGATCCTCTTGGTGTAGGGCCAGAAGTACTTATAAAATCACTACTACACCTATCTGAAGAAGAAAAAAGCAATATCATACTTATAGGCAGTATAAACTTATTCAGAAGTTGGGCTGAGTTTTACGGAATAAATTTGAAATTAGTCAATTATGCAAAAAAATCAGAAGAAGGTATAAAAGTCTTTGATGTAGGAGTTGATATAAATACCATTGATGAATTATCACTAGACATTTCAACAAAGATATCACTTTTAAGTATAGACGCTTCTATTTATCTCTTGAAAAATAAAAAAATAAAAGGAGTTGTCAATAGTCCAGTATCAAAAGAAAGAATCTCTTCCATTCTACCAAACTTCAAAGGTCATACTGGGTACTATGCTAGCAAATTCACCATAAAAAACTACAACATGGCTTTCTACAGTAACGATTTAAGAATAGTACTTTTAACAGAACATATTCCACTAAAGGATGTACCCAAATATGTATCCGAAGGTAAACTAAAAACAACTATACAAAATGCTTACAAATGGATATTAGAGTTAGAAAATAGAGAAAACATAAAGATTGGAATTTGCGGATTAAATCCTCATGCTGGTGAGGGGGGAAAAATAGGTAAAGAAGAAAAAATAATAAAAAATGTTATAGAACTTTTTGACTTCGAAATCATAGGTCCACTACCACCTGATACTGCTTTTGTTGAGTACAAAAGGGAAAAATTGGATTGTCTTATATGTATGTACCATGACCAAGGATTAATAGGATTTAAGATATTACACTTCGAAGACGGAATTAATGTTACACTAGGATTACCTTTTGTGAGAAGCAGTCCTGATCATGGGACTGCTTTTAATATAGCAAGAAAAGGAATTGCTAATCACATAAGTATGCTTAACGCCATAAGATATGCATTAGGGGTTGAATCTAAGAGCAAAAGACAATGCTAA
- a CDS encoding response regulator, with protein MVEQINIVKPDGSKYKALVVDDSAFTLKQITQILMSAGIEVIGNAPRGEDAIRMYKEFYPNVDFVTLDITMPDIDGLQVLKEILSFDKNAKVIMVTALGREDIVKTAIMNGAKGFILKPLDRQKVLERLKAILGA; from the coding sequence ATGGTAGAACAAATAAATATAGTAAAACCCGATGGTAGTAAATACAAAGCATTAGTAGTAGATGATTCTGCATTCACACTCAAACAGATTACCCAAATTCTAATGTCTGCAGGTATCGAAGTTATCGGTAACGCTCCAAGGGGAGAAGATGCTATAAGGATGTACAAAGAATTCTATCCTAATGTTGATTTTGTCACACTTGATATAACTATGCCTGACATCGATGGATTACAGGTACTAAAGGAAATCCTATCATTCGATAAGAATGCTAAAGTGATAATGGTTACCGCACTAGGAAGAGAGGACATAGTTAAGACTGCCATAATGAACGGAGCAAAAGGTTTCATCCTCAAGCCTCTTGACAGACAAAAAGTTCTCGAAAGGCTAAAAGCAATACTTGGAGCTTAA
- a CDS encoding chemotaxis protein CheX: MRIEYINPFIEATFEILSEILKTDQIKRGDLFLKKGTSPTHSVSIIVGVTGPANGRVIIDMDETTAIKVVSIMTSSEINSISQLGDYEKSALSELGNMITGNAITRLYKKGFTFVLTPPTVIIGKDYEIDTPQIETLVVPVISPIGQIDINIALKES; encoded by the coding sequence ATGAGGATAGAATATATAAATCCATTTATAGAAGCAACATTCGAAATTCTCTCTGAGATTCTAAAGACAGACCAAATAAAAAGAGGAGACTTATTTCTTAAGAAAGGTACATCCCCCACACACTCTGTAAGTATAATAGTTGGCGTTACTGGACCAGCAAATGGCAGAGTAATAATTGATATGGACGAAACAACAGCAATCAAGGTAGTATCTATAATGACCTCTTCTGAAATCAACTCTATCTCGCAGCTAGGGGACTATGAAAAGTCAGCATTAAGCGAGTTAGGGAACATGATAACAGGAAATGCAATAACTAGACTATATAAAAAAGGGTTTACATTTGTTCTTACTCCACCAACAGTTATTATAGGAAAAGATTACGAAATAGACACTCCACAAATAGAAACTTTAGTAGTTCCCGTAATATCACCAATAGGCCAAATTGATATAAACATAGCACTTAAAGAATCGTAG
- a CDS encoding chemotaxis protein CheW produces the protein MVLSLIPISIDNKFFGIEIDNVVEIISSKEFFIIPKVPSFTVGLVNIRGEIIPVFSLKNILFGTKQDITGNTLTNIITCKVNDKKLCLLVDKLYKVIYASDENIKSYTENIWKDLRFIKFFVDVKEFNALIGVIDIQNIIKYIDKTNKDFYKLSRR, from the coding sequence ATGGTTTTATCATTAATACCTATTAGTATAGATAATAAGTTTTTCGGAATAGAAATCGATAATGTTGTTGAGATAATTAGTAGCAAAGAATTTTTCATAATTCCTAAAGTTCCTAGCTTTACTGTAGGACTTGTAAATATAAGGGGAGAAATAATACCAGTGTTCAGCTTAAAAAACATTTTGTTTGGAACTAAACAAGACATAACAGGAAATACTTTGACAAACATCATAACATGTAAAGTTAACGACAAGAAACTATGCTTACTTGTTGATAAACTTTACAAAGTTATATATGCAAGTGATGAAAATATAAAAAGCTATACAGAAAACATATGGAAAGACCTTAGATTTATAAAATTTTTCGTGGACGTAAAAGAGTTCAATGCTTTAATAGGTGTCATAGACATCCAAAACATCATAAAGTACATCGATAAAACAAATAAGGATTTTTACAAACTATCAAGGAGGTAA
- the dnaG gene encoding DNA primase, which translates to MSIKEAILELRNRIRIEEVIGRYINLKKSGKNYIANCPFHNDKTPSFTVSSEKGFYHCFGCGKSGDIFTFVMEIEKISFMEAVKKLAMEYGVDIDSFLSKSSKSSKLISNLKQINIEAQKFFSSYLTKGDKSKEGIKYLKSRKVDSKTAEKFKFGMAPNSKDTLYRFLKSKFFTDDTIFESRLVVNTSSGPIDTFRYRITLPIENEYGEIVGFAGRTLSKDEKAKYLNLPETPIFKKRNILFGLNHARNSIRETGRVILVEGYFDVISLHKNNITNSCGVMGSALTLEQLRLISKMAKEIYLFFDNDSAGLNATERTIPFIINNSDLEVKIVKTPYKDPDEFISSFEHKTETIDQNLITKYSYNIIDFFLEVNKEQIRTSDKNIKMSFLTRMFYFISLLKNIYDKEEGLKKIAEVMKVSEVIIKSEFEKYQQKQKIISDNISISYSKLPSSSLEIVISYFISKNNSLLENLKAEVDIQDIKDETSRNYLSFLDNYLNNEEIDDDKINTLYLLQSEVESKASSIIKTFSENLKDDFEFLLTLYKIKTIREKKKELQSIIEKVSKTSPDQELIEELLEEKQFLTIEEKKIKETKKISY; encoded by the coding sequence ATGAGCATAAAAGAAGCTATATTGGAATTAAGAAATAGAATAAGAATAGAAGAAGTTATAGGCAGATACATAAACCTTAAAAAGTCTGGGAAAAATTACATAGCAAACTGTCCATTTCATAATGACAAGACCCCATCCTTTACAGTATCATCGGAGAAGGGATTTTATCATTGTTTTGGATGTGGCAAAAGTGGTGATATATTCACATTTGTAATGGAAATTGAAAAAATATCGTTTATGGAAGCAGTTAAAAAATTAGCTATGGAATATGGTGTTGATATAGATTCGTTTTTGTCCAAAAGTTCAAAAAGTTCAAAACTCATCTCAAATCTCAAACAGATCAATATAGAAGCACAGAAATTTTTTTCATCTTACCTAACAAAAGGAGATAAATCAAAAGAAGGAATAAAATATCTAAAAAGTAGAAAGGTAGATAGTAAAACTGCCGAAAAGTTTAAATTCGGTATGGCTCCAAATTCAAAGGATACCTTATACAGGTTTTTGAAATCGAAGTTCTTTACTGATGACACCATATTTGAGTCAAGACTAGTTGTTAACACAAGTAGTGGTCCAATAGACACGTTTAGATATAGAATCACATTACCGATTGAGAATGAGTATGGGGAGATTGTAGGTTTTGCTGGTAGAACGTTATCTAAAGATGAAAAGGCAAAATATCTAAATTTACCTGAAACCCCAATATTCAAAAAAAGAAACATTCTTTTCGGACTAAACCACGCTAGAAATTCTATAAGAGAAACAGGAAGAGTCATATTAGTAGAAGGATATTTTGATGTAATATCACTTCACAAGAACAATATAACAAATAGTTGTGGGGTTATGGGATCTGCTCTTACATTAGAGCAGCTAAGATTAATTTCAAAGATGGCAAAAGAGATTTATTTATTCTTTGATAATGATAGCGCCGGACTAAATGCTACTGAAAGAACAATTCCTTTCATAATCAATAACTCAGATTTAGAAGTAAAAATAGTAAAAACACCTTATAAAGATCCTGATGAATTTATATCATCATTTGAACACAAAACTGAAACAATAGATCAAAACCTTATAACTAAATACTCCTATAACATAATTGATTTCTTCTTGGAAGTAAACAAAGAGCAAATAAGGACATCAGATAAAAATATAAAAATGTCTTTCTTAACAAGAATGTTTTACTTTATATCTTTACTAAAAAATATCTACGATAAAGAAGAAGGCTTGAAAAAAATTGCTGAAGTTATGAAAGTTAGCGAAGTTATAATAAAATCAGAGTTTGAAAAATATCAACAGAAGCAGAAAATCATAAGTGATAATATTTCAATATCATATTCAAAATTACCTAGTTCCAGCTTAGAAATTGTAATTTCATACTTTATAAGTAAAAACAACTCCCTACTAGAAAACCTAAAAGCAGAAGTGGATATTCAAGATATAAAAGATGAAACCTCAAGAAATTATCTAAGTTTCTTAGATAACTATTTGAATAATGAAGAAATCGATGACGATAAGATCAATACTCTTTACTTGCTTCAGTCTGAAGTTGAATCAAAAGCATCCTCAATAATAAAGACCTTTTCTGAAAACCTAAAAGATGATTTTGAATTTTTGCTTACACTATACAAAATAAAAACAATAAGAGAAAAGAAAAAAGAACTTCAGAGCATCATAGAAAAAGTTTCAAAAACCTCACCAGATCAGGAACTTATCGAGGAATTACTAGAAGAAAAACAATTTCTAACTATTGAAGAGAAAAAAATAAAAGAAACTAAGAAAATAAGTTACTAA
- the hisH gene encoding imidazole glycerol phosphate synthase subunit HisH, with the protein MVAVIDYGAGNIRSMVNAIIRVGQSVGIQVIVSSDIETLKEADKLILPGVGAFGDVIMNLKQKGIDKLVRDWIKKGKKFMGVCVGLQVLFEVGYENGTYEGIGIFKGEVVKFSKAEPIPHIGWNQIEIVNESNFFRNEDNGKFFYFVHSYYAIPKDTTIINTTTNYNGEVFTSSIFADNVFAVQFHPEKSHKNGEKVLKRFLLEF; encoded by the coding sequence ATGGTAGCGGTAATTGATTATGGAGCTGGCAACATAAGAAGTATGGTTAATGCTATTATCAGGGTCGGACAGAGTGTTGGAATTCAAGTTATAGTATCTTCTGATATTGAAACTCTAAAAGAAGCAGATAAGCTAATATTACCTGGTGTAGGAGCTTTTGGTGATGTTATAATGAATCTTAAACAAAAAGGTATAGATAAACTAGTAAGGGATTGGATAAAAAAAGGCAAAAAATTTATGGGTGTTTGTGTAGGGTTACAAGTTTTATTCGAAGTAGGATACGAAAACGGAACTTACGAAGGTATAGGAATTTTCAAAGGAGAAGTTGTTAAATTCTCCAAAGCAGAACCTATACCGCACATAGGATGGAATCAAATAGAAATTGTAAATGAATCTAATTTTTTTAGAAATGAAGATAACGGTAAATTTTTCTACTTTGTCCATTCTTATTATGCAATTCCCAAAGATACCACAATAATAAACACAACTACAAACTACAATGGAGAGGTGTTCACATCATCCATTTTCGCCGACAATGTATTTGCTGTCCAATTTCATCCCGAAAAAAGTCATAAAAATGGTGAGAAAGTTTTAAAACGCTTTTTACTTGAATTTTAG
- a CDS encoding LptF/LptG family permease, producing the protein MDKIIVFTNNLLKKLSKHISSKYLPIKRYDIMIYKDLAVSYTLSFLVISLVVWIKEIYLIYIQYIQKGAQFWTTISIFFYSLPFTMAITIPAGMIMGTLLTFNKLSTNLEILILRASGIKKTRLFLPVLIFSIFVAGLTYVFFDTILIKGNEMYLRSMIKMRIEKPFIDISPGEFPKIGDFNIGFEDIQGSDMKGVEIYQKLQNSERIIKASTGRIISTEDTPYYTILLHNGTYIEKSSDGSIFSSQFKEAELRVDYEVSYIPSFNTEQQPRLMSRYKTERIIINIASQNLVKAKLKELEILNQKIMEEYKKLIYFLPIYITSLLRDNDTKNKSHRDLQKIISNISDLNLKIKTINTTPEIVNYNIFVFEQHKKTSIPVSAIVYGIIGFVFGIMIKVRTGKGGSLIIGIVVILLQTYLTFVAEIPIRNGEMNPIVGAWYSNFVLGLPALYLLIREKK; encoded by the coding sequence ATGGATAAAATAATAGTATTCACAAATAACCTGCTCAAGAAACTTTCTAAACACATAAGTTCAAAGTATCTACCAATAAAAAGATACGACATAATGATTTACAAAGATTTAGCAGTAAGTTATACCCTCTCATTCCTCGTTATATCACTAGTAGTCTGGATAAAAGAGATATATCTAATATACATACAATACATACAAAAAGGGGCACAGTTTTGGACTACCATAAGTATATTTTTCTACAGTCTTCCATTTACTATGGCAATAACAATACCCGCAGGTATGATTATGGGAACCCTCTTGACATTTAACAAGCTATCCACCAACTTAGAAATTCTAATTTTACGAGCAAGTGGTATTAAAAAAACTAGATTATTTTTACCTGTACTTATATTCTCTATATTTGTAGCAGGATTAACCTATGTATTCTTCGATACGATATTAATAAAAGGCAATGAAATGTACCTAAGATCAATGATAAAAATGAGAATAGAAAAACCATTCATCGACATAAGTCCTGGAGAGTTTCCAAAAATAGGAGACTTCAACATAGGATTTGAAGATATACAAGGTAGCGACATGAAAGGAGTTGAAATATACCAAAAACTACAGAACTCAGAAAGAATAATCAAAGCAAGTACAGGAAGAATAATATCAACAGAAGATACTCCATATTATACTATACTACTTCATAACGGAACATATATTGAAAAATCATCCGATGGTAGCATCTTTTCATCACAGTTCAAAGAAGCAGAACTAAGGGTAGACTATGAAGTATCTTACATTCCATCATTCAATACAGAACAACAACCTAGATTGATGTCAAGATATAAAACAGAAAGAATAATAATCAATATAGCATCTCAAAATCTTGTCAAAGCTAAACTAAAGGAACTAGAAATACTGAACCAAAAAATCATGGAAGAGTACAAGAAGCTAATATACTTCCTACCTATCTACATAACATCTCTTCTAAGAGATAATGATACAAAAAACAAAAGTCATAGAGATTTGCAAAAAATAATATCTAACATTTCAGATTTAAATCTAAAGATAAAAACTATAAATACAACTCCGGAAATAGTAAACTACAATATCTTCGTTTTTGAACAGCATAAAAAAACTTCAATACCCGTATCAGCGATTGTTTATGGAATTATTGGATTTGTCTTCGGTATAATGATAAAAGTAAGAACTGGTAAAGGTGGATCTCTTATAATCGGTATAGTAGTAATACTACTCCAAACATACCTAACATTCGTAGCAGAAATACCAATAAGAAACGGAGAAATGAATCCAATAGTCGGAGCATGGTATTCAAACTTTGTATTAGGCTTGCCAGCTCTATATCTACTTATAAGAGAAAAAAAATAG
- the rimO gene encoding 30S ribosomal protein S12 methylthiotransferase RimO yields the protein MSDFRGKKVFIETLGCAKNVVDSERVSYLLAQKGATITNTPEEADIIMVNTCGFIEDAKQESIEYILSYAKIKEEINRKRPNVQKLVVFGCLAERYRDELLREIPEIDYISGVRDYLMMVEMLGSDSKSKILDTSLEYRDIVFAERDFRRLVNTDLPYAYVKISEGCNHTCSFCAIPIIRGKQRSRSIESLEDEVKFLVDNGIKEIILVSQDTSSYGIDLYGKPKLSELLYRLSKIQGVEWIRLHYLYPTEVSDDIIESIASIDKVCKYVDIPFQHASDRILKLMRRGGSKEDYIRLINKLRNRIRDVAIRSTFIVGFPGETKEDFDELKEFVEDVKFTWVGIFSYSNEENTYAYSMVDNVPRATKTRRRNALLKLQQSITQNNLKRMVGKVKKVLVDVVLDDNNYIARTEYNSPEVDGSVHLVSSKKLKKGDFVDGFIVKVVGYDLYARTV from the coding sequence ATGTCGGATTTTAGAGGTAAAAAAGTTTTTATTGAAACACTGGGGTGTGCTAAGAATGTAGTTGATTCTGAAAGAGTTTCTTATTTACTTGCTCAAAAAGGGGCTACTATAACTAATACTCCTGAAGAAGCGGATATTATTATGGTAAATACTTGTGGATTTATAGAGGATGCTAAACAAGAATCTATTGAATATATACTTTCATACGCAAAGATTAAGGAAGAAATAAACAGAAAGCGACCAAATGTACAAAAATTAGTCGTGTTTGGTTGTTTAGCGGAGAGATATAGAGATGAGTTGCTCAGGGAAATACCAGAGATAGATTACATATCTGGTGTAAGAGATTACTTAATGATGGTGGAAATGTTAGGTAGTGATAGTAAATCTAAAATTTTGGATACTTCTTTGGAGTACAGAGATATAGTTTTTGCTGAAAGAGATTTTAGAAGACTTGTGAATACTGATTTACCTTATGCTTATGTTAAGATATCTGAAGGGTGTAATCACACTTGTTCTTTTTGTGCTATACCCATTATAAGGGGTAAGCAAAGAAGTAGAAGTATTGAAAGTTTGGAAGATGAAGTTAAATTTTTGGTTGATAACGGTATAAAAGAAATTATACTTGTATCTCAAGATACGAGTAGTTATGGTATTGATTTGTATGGTAAACCAAAGTTATCTGAGCTTTTGTATAGACTAAGTAAGATACAAGGGGTAGAGTGGATAAGATTACACTACCTATACCCTACAGAGGTTAGTGATGATATAATAGAGTCTATTGCATCAATTGATAAAGTTTGTAAGTATGTAGATATTCCGTTTCAGCATGCTAGCGATAGAATTTTGAAACTTATGAGAAGGGGTGGTAGCAAAGAGGATTATATAAGGCTAATCAATAAATTGAGAAATAGAATAAGGGATGTTGCTATAAGAAGTACCTTTATAGTTGGTTTTCCCGGTGAGACTAAGGAAGATTTTGATGAGCTTAAAGAGTTTGTAGAGGATGTTAAATTTACATGGGTAGGTATTTTTTCATATTCTAATGAGGAGAATACGTATGCTTATAGTATGGTAGATAATGTACCAAGGGCTACAAAAACAAGACGAAGAAATGCATTATTAAAACTTCAACAATCTATAACTCAAAACAATTTGAAGAGAATGGTTGGCAAAGTTAAAAAGGTGTTGGTTGATGTTGTTTTAGATGACAATAACTATATAGCTAGGACAGAATATAATTCTCCTGAAGTTGATGGTTCAGTTCATTTAGTTTCTTCAAAGAAACTTAAAAAGGGAGATTTTGTTGATGGTTTTATAGTTAAAGTAGTAGGATATGATCTGTATGCAAGAACAGTATAG
- a CDS encoding CDP-alcohol phosphatidyltransferase family protein: MQEQYRVKIFIVNAFTLSRILILPIIFWLIVSGGVVNFFISLILFILSALTDAFDGILARKYNVETKFGFILDPIADKILVLGTLLAILTIDYLMIPLYFFFIILVRDFIVSLLKPISDKKGFPIPTTFFAKVKTSTQYVLVVFVQIYLVIVNLVIDKPTKELLFSNLGIFSLFPYYSTLILVLITVVSGIEYLVLFIKGIFGRKV, from the coding sequence ATGCAAGAACAGTATAGAGTTAAGATTTTCATAGTGAATGCTTTTACTTTATCTAGAATTTTGATATTACCAATAATATTTTGGTTAATAGTTAGTGGGGGTGTTGTTAATTTTTTTATATCTCTAATCCTTTTTATTTTGAGTGCCTTAACTGACGCTTTTGATGGTATTTTAGCAAGGAAGTACAATGTTGAGACTAAGTTTGGATTTATTCTTGATCCTATAGCTGACAAAATTTTGGTTTTAGGAACTTTACTTGCAATTTTGACAATAGACTACCTTATGATACCATTATATTTCTTTTTTATCATATTGGTTAGAGACTTTATAGTTAGTTTACTTAAGCCTATTTCTGACAAAAAAGGTTTTCCAATTCCTACCACATTTTTTGCTAAGGTCAAAACTTCAACACAGTATGTATTAGTGGTATTCGTACAAATCTACCTTGTAATCGTCAATTTGGTTATTGATAAGCCTACGAAAGAACTGTTGTTTTCAAACTTAGGGATTTTTTCGTTATTTCCTTACTATTCCACACTTATTCTTGTATTGATTACAGTAGTTTCTGGTATTGAATACTTAGTATTGTTTATCAAAGGAATATTTGGTAGGAAAGTCTAA
- the flgN gene encoding flagellar export chaperone FlgN: protein MWEKELVDILEEERKLLELILERECEKREKLLSRSIESLPDINLQEDEIFKELDRYEFIRNELTKRISKKLNLDGEVNLSRIIEFASNRDHLIALRDRIISIISNIREVSFENRILIESSMSVSMAVLEKMISCKTFQENYNSRGQKEITSVDINTYSTIL, encoded by the coding sequence ATGTGGGAGAAGGAATTAGTTGATATTCTTGAGGAAGAGAGAAAACTTCTTGAGTTGATATTGGAGAGAGAATGTGAAAAGAGAGAAAAGCTATTATCTAGAAGTATTGAAAGTTTACCAGATATAAACCTTCAGGAAGATGAAATATTCAAGGAATTAGATAGGTATGAGTTTATTAGAAATGAACTTACTAAGAGGATATCAAAAAAGCTTAACCTAGATGGGGAGGTAAACCTGTCTAGAATAATAGAATTTGCTTCTAATCGAGATCATCTTATAGCTTTGAGAGATAGGATAATATCAATAATTTCTAACATAAGGGAAGTTTCTTTTGAGAATAGGATTTTAATAGAGAGTTCCATGAGTGTATCGATGGCTGTTTTGGAGAAGATGATTTCTTGTAAAACGTTTCAGGAGAACTACAACAGTAGAGGACAAAAAGAAATAACATCGGTAGACATAAACACTTATTCTACTATACTATAA
- a CDS encoding Mrp/NBP35 family ATP-binding protein, translated as MVTKEDVITTLRQVLDPDLGVDIVKMGMVGNIDIKEDEITCEIVLTTPACPVKSKIEEDVNYVLKERFGDKYKISVSMNSKVVRAPENPTYKTPVNRIINLENIKDVKNIVAVYSCKGGVGKSTVSVNLALSLAKYGSKVGLLDLDLHGPNIPLMLGLVGQPKIRNSKIIPPEIYGIKVLSVGLLTDNSSPIIWRGPIQTTAVKQLFEDVGWGELDYLVLDLPPGTGDIQITLSQNIPISGIVMVSTPQLVAVIDTVKGVNMFEKMGVPILGMVLNMAYYVCLDCGTKNYIFPKADINNYLDNKKLEILSEIPLDPKVAEYSDKGTPIVIEDENHYVSGIYMSLASKVASLLSTHSIKKSLS; from the coding sequence ATGGTAACCAAAGAAGATGTTATAACCACACTAAGACAAGTGCTAGACCCTGACTTAGGAGTAGATATTGTTAAGATGGGGATGGTAGGAAACATTGACATCAAAGAAGACGAGATAACATGTGAAATAGTATTAACAACACCTGCATGTCCTGTTAAATCAAAAATTGAAGAAGATGTTAACTATGTTTTAAAGGAAAGATTTGGAGATAAGTACAAAATTAGTGTTTCTATGAATAGTAAAGTTGTTAGAGCACCTGAAAACCCAACTTACAAGACTCCCGTAAATAGAATAATAAATCTTGAAAATATAAAAGATGTAAAAAATATAGTCGCAGTTTATAGCTGCAAAGGAGGTGTAGGTAAATCAACCGTTTCAGTTAATCTAGCACTTTCTCTAGCTAAGTATGGTTCTAAGGTAGGACTACTTGATCTCGATTTACATGGTCCTAACATACCTCTTATGCTAGGATTAGTAGGACAACCCAAAATAAGAAATTCCAAAATCATACCACCAGAAATATATGGAATTAAAGTTTTATCTGTAGGGTTACTTACAGACAACTCATCACCAATAATATGGAGAGGACCTATTCAAACTACTGCAGTAAAACAACTATTTGAAGATGTTGGCTGGGGAGAACTTGACTATCTAGTACTTGACCTACCGCCAGGAACAGGTGATATACAAATAACACTTTCTCAAAATATACCAATATCAGGAATTGTTATGGTTTCAACCCCACAATTAGTAGCTGTAATAGATACTGTCAAAGGAGTTAATATGTTTGAAAAGATGGGAGTACCAATACTAGGCATGGTTTTAAATATGGCATATTACGTTTGTTTAGATTGCGGAACCAAAAACTACATTTTTCCCAAAGCAGATATAAATAACTATCTCGACAACAAAAAACTTGAAATACTCTCAGAAATACCTCTAGATCCAAAAGTAGCAGAATATAGTGACAAGGGTACTCCAATAGTAATTGAAGACGAAAATCATTACGTATCAGGAATATACATGTCATTAGCTTCAAAAGTTGCCTCGTTATTAAGCACTCATTCCATAAAAAAGTCCCTTTCTTAA